The Corynebacterium glaucum genome includes a region encoding these proteins:
- a CDS encoding isochorismate synthase, which yields MPSSRLPSRPSSAPDFLLSRTSGSVRTQGVERTFTDVREASAALTRGEVEMVVGALPFNKAEPAALTVPASIIREPGILNPHPYYREGPGAVLHARVAGVDPSPEEHLRRVALTVDEIRRTALEKVVLARAVDIAFDPPVDPRLVAARLIDLAASGDGFIADLSPAGRDGHFLVGSSPEVLVKRQGVRVSSYPLAGSAARKIDDPVADAAAGERLASSAKDLEEHRFVVEHIRDILAPFCTELTVPARPILEKTNEMWHLATPIAGILRESPTTPAPSALELAEMLYPTPAVCGTPQDIAAKMILQTESDRGFYAGAVGYTDASGDGEYMVAIRCAEVNGAGNQARAWAGGGLVASSDPRSELDETTAKLRTISRALSL from the coding sequence ATGCCATCTTCCCGGCTGCCGTCGCGCCCGTCCTCCGCACCAGACTTCCTGCTGTCGCGTACTTCTGGATCCGTCCGGACGCAGGGCGTAGAGCGCACGTTCACCGATGTGCGCGAAGCGTCCGCCGCGCTCACCCGGGGCGAGGTCGAGATGGTGGTCGGCGCGCTTCCGTTCAACAAAGCAGAGCCAGCGGCGCTCACAGTCCCAGCCTCGATCATCCGGGAACCAGGGATCCTGAACCCGCACCCTTATTACCGCGAGGGCCCCGGTGCAGTTCTCCACGCCCGGGTTGCTGGAGTCGATCCGTCCCCAGAGGAGCATCTGCGCCGCGTTGCTCTTACTGTGGACGAGATCCGCCGCACGGCCCTTGAAAAGGTAGTACTGGCTCGCGCGGTTGATATCGCGTTTGATCCCCCCGTCGATCCCCGGTTGGTTGCCGCCAGACTGATCGACCTGGCTGCTTCAGGCGACGGGTTCATTGCAGACCTCTCACCCGCTGGGCGAGACGGGCACTTCCTCGTGGGGTCTTCCCCTGAGGTGCTGGTCAAGCGCCAGGGTGTGCGCGTGAGTTCCTACCCGCTGGCGGGTTCCGCGGCGCGGAAAATCGACGATCCCGTTGCGGACGCGGCAGCCGGCGAGCGGCTCGCTTCCTCAGCGAAAGACCTCGAAGAGCACCGGTTCGTGGTTGAGCACATCCGCGACATTCTCGCCCCCTTCTGCACCGAGCTCACCGTGCCGGCGCGTCCCATCTTGGAGAAGACGAACGAGATGTGGCACCTCGCCACCCCGATCGCGGGAATCCTGCGAGAATCTCCGACCACGCCAGCGCCGAGCGCGCTTGAGCTCGCAGAGATGCTCTACCCCACTCCCGCAGTGTGCGGAACGCCGCAGGATATTGCGGCGAAAATGATCCTGCAGACGGAATCGGATCGCGGTTTCTACGCGGGCGCGGTTGGATACACCGACGCAAGCGGCGACGGTGAGTACATGGTGGCGATCCGCTGCGCTGAGGTCAATGGCGCAGGAAACCAGGCCCGCGCGTGGGCCGGCGGCGGGCTGGTCGCGAGCTCCGACCCCCGGTCGGAGCTGGATGAGACCACCGCCAAGTTGCGCACGATCTCGCGCGCGCTCAGCCTGTAG
- a CDS encoding alpha/beta hydrolase family esterase codes for MFKHVKLRVLATGAAIAVAVGIAVGPQAGAQDLSSQIQRDIASAVDQAATEWDNFVRMATESLGNGSSLPVLPNGPVANGQNRELSINGRSYLVWVPANYNPSRPMPVVVGYSALGNSTEDFRNYSRLRESTAGREAIIVYPRAIGASWEGQATAATGPGEDIAFVRAMIDDLGRHYNIDRNRIYATGMSAGGGMAAVSACHMADLFAGVASVSGAFYTPVNMNCQNRPIAFYAIHGMNDQVIPYYGGERRGARVLNFQEVFSSYERRNLCAGGIDVSPAAVNASRVSARGCAKPVQVVKVEGGGHEWFAYPNAAEEVWAFLSKQSK; via the coding sequence GTGTTCAAACATGTGAAGCTCCGTGTGTTGGCCACCGGAGCGGCGATCGCGGTGGCGGTAGGGATCGCCGTAGGCCCACAAGCAGGCGCCCAGGACCTCTCGTCGCAGATCCAGCGCGATATTGCCTCCGCCGTCGATCAAGCCGCGACCGAGTGGGACAATTTCGTGCGGATGGCAACCGAGTCTCTGGGGAACGGGTCCTCGCTGCCAGTCTTACCCAACGGCCCAGTTGCCAACGGCCAAAACAGGGAACTCTCTATAAACGGACGTTCTTACCTGGTCTGGGTTCCGGCGAACTACAACCCTTCGCGCCCGATGCCTGTTGTGGTGGGATACTCCGCCTTGGGCAACTCGACAGAAGACTTCCGCAACTACTCCCGGCTGCGCGAATCCACCGCGGGCCGCGAGGCCATCATCGTCTACCCGCGCGCTATCGGAGCCTCTTGGGAGGGTCAGGCGACCGCGGCAACCGGCCCCGGCGAAGACATCGCGTTCGTGCGCGCCATGATCGATGATCTCGGCCGCCACTACAACATCGACCGAAACCGCATCTACGCCACCGGAATGTCCGCCGGTGGCGGTATGGCAGCAGTGTCTGCTTGCCACATGGCCGATCTCTTTGCTGGTGTCGCCAGCGTGTCCGGGGCCTTTTACACTCCGGTGAACATGAACTGCCAAAACCGGCCGATCGCTTTCTATGCGATCCACGGCATGAACGATCAGGTCATTCCGTACTACGGCGGTGAGCGCAGGGGCGCCCGCGTGCTCAACTTCCAGGAGGTCTTCTCCTCTTACGAACGCCGCAACCTCTGCGCCGGCGGCATCGACGTTTCGCCCGCCGCGGTCAATGCTTCCCGTGTCTCTGCCCGCGGCTGCGCCAAGCCAGTGCAGGTTGTCAAGGTCGAAGGCGGGGGCCACGAGTGGTTCGCGTATCCAAACGCTGCCGAGGAAGTATGGGCTTTCTTGTCTAAGCAGTCCAAATAG
- the gltX gene encoding glutamate--tRNA ligase, whose translation MTEASKMRVRFCPSPTGTPHVGMVRTALFNWAQARHDGGTFVFRIEDTDAARDSEDSYQAIIDSLNWLGMSWDEGVVTGGPHEPYRQSQRMDIYKDVLDKLIEAGEVYPAYSTNEEVVERHKAAGRDPQLGYDNFDRDLTPEQIEAYEAEGRKPVWRLRMPEQDWTWNDLVRGEVTFKAETQPDFVVARSNGAPLYTLVNPVDDALMGITHVLRGEDLLSSTPRQMALYEALKRIGITDFTPQFGHLPFVMGQGNKKLSKRDPESNLFNHRDNGIIPEGMINYLALLGWSLSSDQDIFTVDEFIKAFDVSDVLGNPARFDQKKLEAINADHIRMLELGDFTQRLRDYLTVYTDFPADYPEEKFAVAAELVQTRIKVLSDAYGLLKFLVTADEELVLEEKAAKKNLKEAAVEPLDAGIAALEALGEGEWTTPNIEAALNKALIDDLGLKPRVAFGALRVGVSGEAISPPLFESMELLGRDSTLARLRAARAVTPYEAAPAQ comes from the coding sequence ATGACTGAAGCCTCGAAAATGCGCGTTCGTTTCTGCCCGTCTCCGACCGGTACTCCGCACGTCGGCATGGTGCGTACCGCCCTGTTCAACTGGGCGCAAGCGCGGCACGATGGCGGCACGTTTGTCTTTCGCATCGAGGACACGGACGCCGCGCGCGACTCGGAGGATTCGTACCAGGCGATCATTGATTCGCTGAACTGGCTGGGCATGTCGTGGGACGAGGGAGTGGTCACCGGTGGGCCGCACGAGCCGTACCGCCAGTCGCAGCGCATGGACATCTACAAGGATGTGCTGGACAAGCTCATCGAGGCCGGTGAGGTCTACCCGGCGTACTCCACCAACGAAGAGGTCGTTGAACGCCATAAGGCGGCCGGCCGCGACCCGCAGCTGGGCTACGACAACTTCGACCGCGACCTCACCCCGGAGCAGATAGAGGCGTACGAGGCGGAAGGTCGCAAACCCGTCTGGCGTCTGCGCATGCCGGAGCAGGACTGGACCTGGAACGACCTGGTGCGCGGCGAGGTGACCTTCAAGGCGGAGACACAGCCGGACTTCGTGGTGGCGCGTTCCAACGGCGCGCCGCTGTACACGCTGGTTAACCCGGTCGACGACGCGTTGATGGGCATTACCCACGTGTTGCGCGGCGAGGATCTACTGTCCTCCACCCCGCGTCAGATGGCGCTGTACGAGGCGCTCAAGCGCATCGGCATCACCGACTTCACCCCGCAGTTCGGCCACCTGCCGTTTGTGATGGGCCAGGGCAACAAGAAGCTGTCCAAGCGCGACCCGGAATCGAACCTGTTCAACCACCGCGACAACGGCATCATCCCAGAGGGCATGATCAACTACCTTGCGCTGCTGGGCTGGTCGCTGTCGTCGGACCAGGACATCTTCACCGTCGATGAGTTCATCAAGGCGTTCGACGTCTCCGACGTGCTGGGCAACCCGGCCCGCTTCGACCAGAAGAAGCTGGAAGCGATCAACGCGGACCACATCCGCATGCTCGAGCTTGGAGACTTCACGCAGCGCCTGCGCGACTACCTCACCGTGTACACCGACTTCCCGGCCGACTACCCGGAGGAGAAGTTCGCTGTTGCGGCCGAGCTGGTGCAGACGCGCATCAAGGTGCTTTCCGACGCGTACGGGCTGCTGAAGTTCCTGGTCACCGCCGACGAGGAGCTCGTGTTGGAAGAGAAGGCTGCGAAGAAGAACCTCAAAGAGGCCGCAGTCGAGCCACTTGACGCGGGCATCGCCGCGCTTGAAGCGCTCGGTGAAGGGGAGTGGACCACGCCCAACATTGAAGCCGCTTTGAACAAGGCGCTTATCGACGACCTCGGGTTGAAGCCGCGCGTCGCCTTCGGCGCGCTTCGTGTCGGCGTCTCCGGTGAGGCGATTTCCCCACCCCTGTTCGAGTCCATGGAGCTGCTGGGCCGCGATTCCACGCTGGCGCGTTTGCGGGCTGCCCGCGCGGTCACACCGTACGAGGCTGCGCCAGCTCAGTAG
- a CDS encoding alpha/beta hydrolase, whose product MSKFPRVLATAICAAAVSSTFVAPVTAGASSGSSVADTLSAVNPLSSLLTGNPTDTGSSVYDASSIPFAGLSLSSNFPLFAVPALILATLGGGLLGSQMYQRLGSSNASLSSGWTDAADTFPDEDAQPAEFRRISHVENDIYEVVVWSHAMGREVKNEIILPGGPDNTEPRPTFYLMMGADGAAGGWSWRNSSNYQEFFADKLVNVVTPIGSVSSMQADWYIDDPATGTNKWLTYLTKELPPLIDEMFSGTGRDGIAGISMSGGPAISIASYDPDRFVAAASYSGCPSTTGVVGGLYTSSAVKMNGGDPVRMWGYPGDEAWAAHSPVLHLDALRDTELFIAAAQGVPGEIDGIKHSSERLGPPAMIEAASYACSKYFVDTARAAGLDVSWYPLVEGTHSWGLFEDSMRESWRRLGPAMNVKPYHRATPITSEPPTSEAPQPLDRENSSASSR is encoded by the coding sequence ATGTCGAAATTTCCCCGCGTCTTGGCAACGGCGATCTGCGCCGCCGCAGTGTCGTCCACCTTCGTCGCCCCGGTGACTGCCGGTGCCAGCAGCGGGAGTTCTGTCGCCGACACACTCTCCGCAGTGAACCCGCTGTCATCGCTGCTCACAGGCAACCCCACCGACACCGGCTCAAGCGTGTACGACGCCTCCAGCATCCCATTTGCAGGACTCAGCCTGTCGTCGAACTTTCCACTGTTTGCAGTCCCAGCCCTAATCCTCGCTACACTCGGCGGAGGTTTGCTGGGTTCGCAGATGTATCAGCGACTCGGCAGCTCCAACGCGTCGCTCAGCTCTGGCTGGACAGATGCGGCAGACACGTTCCCGGACGAAGACGCGCAGCCGGCCGAGTTCCGCAGGATCTCGCACGTTGAGAACGACATCTACGAGGTCGTCGTGTGGTCGCACGCCATGGGCCGTGAGGTGAAAAACGAGATCATCCTGCCCGGTGGGCCCGACAACACCGAACCCCGCCCCACCTTCTACCTCATGATGGGCGCAGATGGCGCTGCTGGCGGATGGTCCTGGCGCAACTCCTCCAACTACCAAGAATTCTTCGCCGACAAGCTCGTCAACGTAGTCACCCCCATCGGCTCCGTCTCGTCCATGCAGGCGGATTGGTACATCGACGACCCGGCAACCGGTACGAACAAATGGTTGACGTACTTGACCAAGGAGCTCCCTCCGCTTATCGACGAAATGTTCTCGGGCACCGGACGCGATGGCATCGCCGGAATCTCTATGTCCGGAGGACCTGCGATCTCTATCGCCTCCTATGACCCCGATCGTTTTGTCGCAGCAGCGTCCTACTCGGGGTGCCCTTCGACAACGGGTGTGGTTGGCGGGCTCTACACCTCCTCGGCGGTGAAGATGAACGGCGGTGACCCGGTGAGGATGTGGGGCTACCCCGGCGACGAGGCGTGGGCTGCCCACTCGCCAGTCCTACACCTCGACGCGCTGCGTGATACCGAATTGTTCATCGCCGCTGCCCAGGGAGTCCCCGGTGAAATCGACGGAATCAAGCATTCTTCGGAACGCCTTGGCCCGCCGGCGATGATCGAGGCCGCGTCGTACGCGTGCTCGAAATACTTCGTGGATACCGCGCGTGCTGCCGGCCTGGACGTGAGCTGGTACCCGCTTGTCGAAGGCACGCACAGCTGGGGGCTGTTTGAGGACTCCATGCGCGAAAGCTGGCGCCGCCTCGGCCCAGCGATGAACGTGAAGCCCTATCACCGCGCAACTCCGATCACGTCCGAGCCGCCAACATCTGAGGCCCCGCAGCCGCTGGATCGCGAAAACAGCAGCGCAAGCAGCCGCTAA
- a CDS encoding alpha/beta hydrolase has translation MLNRRIAGAVFATSLTLGAATAPSATAEPDVPGPLNDGRSSLSSSPIAAGPAMVMGSLMGGVLGKALFGGSSISNNAQPVTPNTDGPIGELRGVEQISTTVWRVTVYSPSMDKEIVNEVIAPVGGPDNLTPRPTYYMLGGAGGTPWTDYDGTVEFFADKNVNVVSPRGTRGTMVTDWNVPHDEFGTLKWATYLSHELPPVIDEVFHGTGRDAIAGASAHGGPALMIATMSDRFVAAGTYSSCPSTSGLVGKPFARLGVRFYNGDPSKMWGGPFSSGWEANSAVNNLDALRGKQLFLTASRGIHSEHDDRMTDSPDFLLVPDEQVAYVCSRHFMARADAKDVDYDWYELTEGTHNMGTFKRQLPLTWETVGPALGVE, from the coding sequence ATGCTTAACCGCCGCATCGCCGGAGCAGTATTCGCTACATCGCTGACGCTCGGTGCTGCCACTGCACCATCGGCCACTGCAGAGCCCGATGTTCCGGGCCCGCTTAACGACGGGCGGAGTAGCTTGAGCAGCTCGCCGATCGCAGCCGGGCCAGCGATGGTGATGGGCAGCCTGATGGGCGGTGTGTTGGGCAAGGCGCTGTTCGGGGGATCGTCGATAAGCAACAATGCCCAACCGGTGACTCCCAATACTGACGGGCCGATCGGTGAGCTGCGCGGCGTTGAGCAGATCTCGACAACGGTGTGGCGGGTGACCGTGTACTCGCCGTCGATGGACAAAGAGATTGTCAATGAGGTGATTGCTCCGGTCGGTGGCCCGGACAACCTGACGCCGCGGCCGACGTACTACATGCTCGGTGGCGCGGGCGGCACGCCGTGGACCGATTACGACGGGACGGTGGAGTTCTTTGCAGATAAGAACGTGAACGTCGTCTCGCCGCGGGGCACGCGCGGCACCATGGTCACCGACTGGAATGTGCCGCACGATGAGTTCGGCACGCTGAAGTGGGCGACGTATCTGTCTCACGAGCTGCCGCCGGTGATCGACGAGGTGTTCCACGGAACCGGGCGCGACGCGATCGCCGGCGCCTCAGCACATGGCGGGCCGGCGCTGATGATCGCGACGATGTCGGACCGGTTCGTTGCAGCAGGCACGTATTCGTCGTGCCCGTCGACATCCGGGTTGGTGGGGAAGCCCTTCGCGCGACTCGGCGTGCGGTTCTACAACGGCGATCCCTCCAAGATGTGGGGCGGCCCTTTCAGCTCCGGATGGGAAGCGAACTCTGCGGTGAACAACCTTGACGCGCTGCGTGGAAAGCAGCTGTTCCTCACTGCGTCTCGCGGCATTCACTCGGAACACGACGACCGCATGACCGACTCTCCCGACTTCCTCCTCGTACCTGACGAGCAGGTGGCGTACGTATGCTCGCGACACTTCATGGCGCGCGCGGATGCCAAGGATGTCGACTACGACTGGTATGAGCTCACCGAAGGCACGCACAACATGGGCACGTTCAAGCGGCAGTTGCCGCTCACGTGGGAAACTGTCGGGCCGGCCCTCGGCGTGGAGTGA
- a CDS encoding ABC transporter substrate-binding protein, producing MFTARKTSPVIALLGATAIALAGCSEPPEETPETTAADNGTATSAAREGDRAGAGEAASLTLYTSEPEEKVDEIIKAFNEEHPDIDVQVHRAGTGELKARIEAERSSGAVEADLIWAADAPTFEEFKSNDLLAKFENVDSDDVLEDAVDPDSFYVGTRLIPTVIAYNTQVIDEADAPQSWTDLTDERFLDKIVLPDPAVSGAAAYNATVWMNDSQLGEEWITALGENNPMIAASNGPTSQEIAGGGHPVGIVVDYLVRDLADKGSPIKEVYASEGSPYITEPIAVFKDSQNQKAAELFINFILSQKGQELAVEQNYLPVIDGVGTPGDAPELKDIKLMEADLKTLTDDRTRSVEFFQNALQ from the coding sequence TTGTTTACCGCACGAAAGACCTCGCCCGTCATTGCCCTTCTGGGTGCCACCGCTATCGCCCTTGCCGGTTGCTCGGAACCGCCAGAAGAAACTCCCGAAACCACTGCGGCAGACAACGGCACCGCCACCTCCGCAGCTCGCGAAGGCGATAGAGCCGGTGCTGGCGAAGCTGCATCTTTGACCCTTTACACCTCCGAGCCGGAGGAAAAGGTCGATGAGATCATCAAGGCCTTCAACGAGGAGCACCCCGACATTGATGTTCAGGTCCACCGCGCGGGCACCGGCGAGCTGAAGGCTCGAATTGAGGCCGAGCGCAGCTCCGGCGCGGTCGAGGCGGACTTGATCTGGGCCGCCGACGCTCCGACGTTCGAGGAGTTCAAGTCGAACGACCTTCTGGCCAAGTTTGAGAATGTGGACTCCGACGATGTCCTTGAAGATGCGGTTGACCCGGATTCCTTTTACGTGGGAACCCGCCTCATCCCGACAGTAATCGCATATAACACCCAGGTCATCGACGAGGCAGATGCTCCGCAGTCGTGGACGGACCTCACGGACGAACGCTTCCTGGACAAGATCGTGCTGCCGGACCCGGCCGTGTCTGGTGCGGCCGCATACAACGCGACCGTGTGGATGAACGACTCTCAGCTCGGCGAGGAGTGGATCACCGCGCTCGGCGAGAACAACCCGATGATCGCCGCCTCAAACGGCCCGACCTCGCAGGAGATTGCGGGCGGCGGTCACCCGGTCGGCATCGTCGTGGATTACCTCGTGCGTGACTTGGCCGACAAGGGCTCTCCGATCAAGGAGGTCTACGCCTCCGAGGGATCGCCGTACATCACTGAGCCGATCGCGGTGTTCAAGGATTCCCAGAACCAGAAGGCTGCGGAGCTCTTCATCAACTTCATCCTGTCCCAGAAGGGCCAGGAGTTAGCGGTCGAGCAGAACTACCTCCCGGTGATCGACGGAGTCGGCACCCCGGGTGACGCGCCTGAGCTCAAGGACATCAAGCTGATGGAAGCTGACCTGAAGACGCTGACCGATGACCGGACCCGCTCGGTCGAGTTCTTCCAGAACGCGCTGCAGTAG
- a CDS encoding ABC transporter permease → MARGKEGLTFGLRLAHLGVWLVAIGVFAAPLALVISLALGGNQFPVLIEQGLGRATWNSIYTTVLSSVGAVIIGGTVAILLERTDVGGTTGLRLFLLSPLLVPPFVGAISWLQLFGRNQGLNAVFDRPIWDLYGADGIVFLMTLHSYPVVYVIVSAALRSIPSDLELAARVGGASSGTALRTVTIPLLGPAFLSAFTLTAVSNLADFGIPSILGSPVRFETLATMVYRMMESGTVSNPLQVVSTVGAVLMLLGVAAVVADYVISRHETSTVTGGGTMKLALGTAKLPVTIVTWVLALAITVGPLLGLTYRALLPAPGVPFNAENISFDNFSKTLGNPRVVDGFTNSVILAGGAALLCGLLGWAIGILVTRTRSRMNTPLSLLTLLPAALPGLIIGVGWVIFGRYTGIYNTRWVILLAYVCAFTAMVLQAVRAPLAKTPDAVEEAAQISGAGRLRAIWDTSGRMALPAVFSGAVLVAVTAVRELTVSILLVAPGTTTIGVQLFNLQQSGNYNQASALALMFAIIGIVALALTVRGPSKES, encoded by the coding sequence GTGGCACGGGGCAAAGAAGGACTCACCTTCGGGCTCCGCTTGGCGCACCTTGGTGTCTGGCTTGTCGCAATCGGGGTGTTCGCTGCCCCGCTAGCGTTAGTCATTTCGCTCGCGCTGGGAGGCAACCAGTTCCCCGTGCTTATTGAGCAGGGGCTGGGAAGGGCGACCTGGAACTCGATTTACACCACGGTGCTGTCATCCGTCGGCGCCGTGATCATTGGCGGGACGGTCGCAATCCTGCTGGAGCGAACCGACGTGGGCGGTACAACTGGCCTGCGCCTCTTCCTCCTCTCTCCGTTGCTCGTTCCGCCGTTCGTCGGCGCCATCTCCTGGTTGCAACTTTTCGGACGGAACCAGGGGCTCAACGCGGTGTTCGACCGCCCGATCTGGGACCTCTACGGTGCCGACGGCATCGTCTTCCTGATGACGCTGCACTCTTACCCGGTCGTGTACGTCATCGTCTCTGCGGCGCTTCGTTCAATCCCATCCGATTTGGAGCTCGCCGCAAGGGTAGGAGGCGCATCCAGCGGCACCGCCCTTCGCACCGTCACCATCCCTCTCCTCGGGCCAGCGTTTCTCAGTGCGTTCACGTTGACCGCCGTGTCCAACCTGGCGGACTTCGGCATCCCTTCGATTCTCGGTTCGCCGGTGCGGTTCGAAACCTTGGCCACCATGGTGTACCGGATGATGGAATCCGGGACCGTCTCAAACCCGCTGCAGGTTGTCTCCACCGTCGGTGCTGTGCTCATGCTGCTCGGCGTCGCGGCGGTCGTTGCCGATTACGTTATCTCGCGGCACGAGACATCCACCGTGACCGGCGGTGGCACGATGAAGCTCGCCCTCGGTACTGCCAAACTCCCAGTCACCATCGTGACTTGGGTACTCGCACTCGCCATCACCGTCGGGCCGCTGCTCGGCTTAACCTACCGCGCACTCCTTCCCGCTCCTGGAGTGCCGTTTAATGCCGAAAACATCTCCTTCGACAACTTCTCGAAAACGTTGGGTAACCCCCGGGTAGTCGACGGGTTCACCAACTCCGTCATCCTCGCCGGCGGGGCCGCCCTGCTGTGCGGACTACTCGGATGGGCAATCGGCATCTTGGTCACCCGCACCCGCTCGCGGATGAACACGCCGCTTTCCCTGCTCACGCTGCTCCCTGCAGCGCTGCCAGGCCTGATCATCGGCGTCGGCTGGGTCATCTTCGGCCGCTACACCGGCATTTACAACACGCGCTGGGTGATTTTGCTCGCCTATGTCTGCGCATTCACCGCCATGGTGCTGCAGGCCGTGCGCGCGCCGCTGGCGAAGACCCCGGACGCGGTCGAGGAAGCAGCGCAGATCTCAGGCGCTGGCCGGCTGCGCGCGATCTGGGACACCAGTGGACGCATGGCTCTGCCTGCTGTGTTCTCCGGCGCCGTGCTAGTGGCTGTGACCGCAGTGCGCGAGCTCACTGTCTCCATTTTGCTCGTCGCACCTGGCACCACAACTATCGGCGTGCAACTGTTCAACCTGCAGCAATCCGGCAATTACAACCAGGCCTCCGCCCTCGCTTTGATGTTCGCGATCATCGGCATTGTCGCGCTGGCGCTGACGGTTCGGGGTCCCTCCAAGGAGTCTTAG
- a CDS encoding ABC transporter ATP-binding protein, which translates to MSDIAIDNLSVVFPDGTVGLDEVSLTVNSGEFVALVGPSGSGKTTLLRSVAGFIEPSSGSIALDGTDVSLTPPEKRDMGMVFQQHAVWPHMSVAQNVAYPLQRRGVGKQEQRQRVEATLEQVGLAGYGKRRPSTLSGGQRQRVALARAIVSTPKVLLLDEALSALDEPLRDSLRRELVTLTRESDLTTVHVTHDRKEAIAIADRIALLRDGQLEQFDTPHTIVTRPATPWVASFIADATLLDGRVEDGQVITEDPAFAWDLSEVEMIGDPTSQVTVAVLPGAVTVGSELGPQSRRGEITSVLFEVTGYSVNVQVGSVVFRARTSTAMRPEVGQAVAVSIARPLVYPM; encoded by the coding sequence ATGAGCGATATCGCAATCGACAACCTCTCCGTCGTGTTCCCCGATGGCACCGTCGGCCTCGACGAAGTGAGCCTCACCGTCAACAGCGGCGAGTTCGTTGCCCTCGTCGGTCCATCGGGGTCCGGCAAGACGACGCTCTTGCGATCGGTAGCTGGTTTCATCGAGCCGTCGTCAGGCTCAATTGCCCTCGACGGCACCGACGTCTCCTTAACCCCGCCGGAGAAGCGCGACATGGGCATGGTGTTTCAGCAGCACGCAGTCTGGCCGCACATGAGCGTCGCGCAAAACGTGGCCTACCCGCTACAGCGCCGCGGGGTGGGGAAGCAGGAGCAGCGACAGCGAGTCGAGGCCACGCTCGAGCAGGTTGGCCTTGCGGGCTACGGCAAGCGCCGGCCGTCGACGCTTTCCGGCGGCCAGCGCCAGCGCGTCGCCCTCGCGCGTGCGATCGTCTCCACCCCGAAAGTCTTGCTTCTCGACGAAGCGTTGTCCGCCCTCGACGAGCCGTTGCGCGATTCGCTGCGCCGGGAGCTGGTGACCCTCACGCGCGAATCCGACCTCACCACCGTGCACGTCACGCACGACCGCAAGGAAGCCATCGCCATCGCCGACCGCATCGCACTCCTCCGCGACGGCCAACTTGAACAGTTCGACACCCCGCACACGATTGTCACCCGCCCAGCCACACCTTGGGTCGCATCGTTCATCGCGGATGCCACGCTTCTCGACGGTCGCGTGGAAGACGGCCAAGTGATCACGGAAGACCCAGCATTCGCTTGGGATCTCAGCGAAGTCGAAATGATCGGAGATCCGACATCGCAGGTCACCGTTGCAGTGTTGCCGGGGGCAGTGACCGTCGGGTCGGAGTTGGGCCCGCAGTCCCGGCGCGGCGAAATTACCTCTGTGCTCTTCGAGGTCACCGGCTACTCGGTCAATGTGCAGGTTGGCAGCGTGGTGTTCCGCGCCCGCACCTCGACCGCGATGCGACCTGAAGTGGGCCAAGCAGTGGCGGTTTCTATCGCCCGCCCGCTCGTCTACCCGATGTAG
- a CDS encoding pyridoxal-phosphate dependent enzyme yields the protein MPLTEKSPASPDYLPGGLLSAIGNTPLVDLSAGFDHSATDVVEVWGKLESFNPGGSAKDRTARALVADATEKGILYPGAIAVESSSGNLGVALAREAVTGGWEFHCVVDQRTNGATVAMIEALGATLHPVTEPDPETGDWLAARRKKVAELKDELGAVNLDQYSNRAAFDAHDFGTMAEIVDQLGHAPEVLVVSVSTTGTVGGCLRHIREHNYDTQVIAVDAEGSVLFDGTRGERILPGYGAGVVPELSNEVEPDRVIRVTAKDAVAAARGLARSTGFVPGASGGAVAHAVDKLAREGAREIAAIFHDDGRAYLDTVYNDEWVQQCV from the coding sequence ATGCCTTTAACTGAAAAGTCTCCCGCGTCACCCGATTACCTTCCAGGTGGGTTGCTCAGCGCCATCGGGAACACCCCGCTCGTGGATTTGTCCGCGGGCTTCGACCATTCCGCCACCGACGTCGTTGAGGTGTGGGGCAAGCTCGAATCCTTCAACCCCGGAGGCAGCGCCAAGGATCGCACTGCGCGCGCACTGGTCGCCGACGCAACCGAGAAGGGCATTCTCTACCCAGGCGCCATCGCCGTCGAGTCGAGCAGCGGCAACCTCGGTGTGGCTCTGGCCCGCGAGGCTGTCACGGGTGGGTGGGAGTTCCACTGTGTAGTGGACCAGCGCACCAACGGCGCCACCGTCGCCATGATCGAAGCGCTCGGCGCCACCTTGCACCCGGTCACCGAACCGGATCCGGAGACCGGCGACTGGCTCGCCGCGCGCCGCAAGAAGGTCGCCGAGCTCAAGGACGAACTGGGCGCGGTGAACTTGGACCAGTACTCCAACCGCGCGGCGTTCGACGCCCACGATTTCGGCACGATGGCTGAGATCGTCGACCAGCTCGGCCACGCCCCGGAAGTCCTCGTAGTTTCGGTGAGCACCACCGGCACCGTCGGCGGGTGCCTACGTCACATCCGCGAACACAACTACGACACTCAGGTCATCGCAGTCGATGCGGAGGGCTCAGTGCTTTTCGACGGCACCCGCGGCGAGCGCATCCTCCCGGGCTACGGCGCCGGGGTGGTGCCCGAACTCTCGAACGAAGTTGAACCGGACCGCGTGATCCGCGTCACCGCCAAAGACGCGGTCGCAGCCGCGCGCGGTTTGGCGCGCTCCACTGGATTTGTGCCGGGGGCTTCGGGCGGGGCGGTTGCTCATGCCGTCGATAAGCTTGCGCGCGAAGGCGCGCGCGAGATCGCCGCGATTTTCCACGACGACGGCCGCGCGTACCTCGATACCGTCTACAACGATGAGTGGGTGCAGCAATGCGTGTAG